From Streptomyces chrestomyceticus JCM 4735, one genomic window encodes:
- a CDS encoding NAD(P)/FAD-dependent oxidoreductase — protein sequence MQNSRGARGRADTYDVAILGAGMAGGMLGAVLARNGVRVLLLDAGTHPRFAVGESTIPYTSGMTRLIADRYRVPELKPLSSHKGISRQVSRYCGQKQNFGFVYHREGSAQHPQEINQLVVPQAIRTETHLFRQDVDAYLFHTAVKYGAEPLLNTRVTDVDIDPESGAVLRTEGGREFRASYIVDGSGFRSPLAEKFALRETPTRARTHSRSLFTHMIGVRPFDRAPAAARHDQPNPWHHGTLHHVFDGGWLWVIPFDNHADSLNPLCSVGLTLDPRAFPKDDTPPQAEFDAFLGRFPEIAWQFQDARTVRPWVSTGRLQYSAKQVVGDRFCLTSHAAGFIDALYSRGLTNTMEIVNALAWRLIAAARDGDWSTERFAYLETLQQGLFDFHDDLVFSSFVGFRDYELWNAVNRTWMLGTMLGNVMLEDAYYRFTRSGDRSVFRDLEDSAHPGSPLPVSPGFNAMSALTRDLCVQVDEGSLAPREAARRILECVRQADFIAPSFRLGLRDTRCFNMSPGKMAKNAVWCRRDAPEEIGGRMINASKGLVRMRLMGG from the coding sequence ATGCAGAACAGTCGCGGCGCGCGAGGACGCGCGGACACCTACGACGTGGCGATACTCGGCGCCGGCATGGCCGGCGGCATGTTGGGCGCGGTGCTCGCCCGCAACGGTGTCCGCGTGCTGCTGCTGGACGCCGGCACCCACCCCCGGTTCGCGGTCGGCGAGTCGACCATCCCGTACACCTCGGGGATGACCCGGCTCATCGCGGACCGCTACCGGGTCCCCGAACTCAAGCCGCTCTCCAGCCACAAGGGCATCAGCCGGCAGGTGTCGCGCTACTGCGGCCAGAAGCAGAACTTCGGCTTCGTCTACCACCGCGAGGGCAGCGCGCAGCACCCGCAGGAGATCAACCAACTGGTGGTCCCCCAGGCCATCCGCACCGAGACCCACCTCTTCCGGCAGGACGTCGACGCGTACCTGTTCCACACGGCGGTCAAGTACGGTGCCGAGCCGCTGCTGAACACCCGGGTCACGGACGTGGACATCGACCCGGAGTCGGGGGCGGTGCTGCGCACCGAGGGCGGCCGGGAGTTCCGGGCGAGCTACATCGTGGACGGCAGCGGGTTCCGGTCGCCGCTGGCGGAGAAGTTCGCGCTGCGGGAGACGCCGACCCGGGCCCGTACGCACTCCCGGTCCCTGTTCACCCACATGATCGGGGTACGGCCCTTCGACCGGGCGCCGGCCGCGGCCCGCCACGACCAGCCCAACCCCTGGCACCACGGCACCCTGCACCATGTCTTCGACGGCGGCTGGCTGTGGGTCATCCCGTTCGACAACCACGCCGATTCCCTCAACCCGCTGTGCAGCGTGGGACTCACCCTGGACCCGCGGGCCTTCCCGAAGGACGACACGCCCCCGCAGGCCGAGTTCGACGCGTTCCTGGGCCGGTTCCCGGAGATCGCCTGGCAGTTCCAGGACGCCCGTACGGTACGGCCCTGGGTGTCCACCGGGCGGCTGCAGTACTCGGCCAAGCAGGTGGTCGGCGACCGGTTCTGCCTCACCTCGCACGCCGCCGGGTTCATCGACGCGCTGTACTCCCGCGGCCTGACCAACACCATGGAGATCGTCAACGCGCTGGCCTGGCGCCTGATCGCGGCCGCCCGCGACGGCGACTGGTCGACCGAGCGCTTCGCGTACCTGGAGACCCTCCAGCAGGGCTTGTTCGACTTCCACGACGACCTCGTCTTCAGCTCGTTCGTGGGCTTCCGCGACTACGAGCTGTGGAACGCGGTGAACCGCACCTGGATGCTCGGCACGATGCTGGGCAACGTCATGCTGGAGGACGCCTACTACCGCTTCACGCGCAGCGGTGACCGGAGCGTCTTCCGGGACCTGGAGGACTCCGCGCACCCGGGGTCCCCGCTCCCGGTGAGTCCGGGATTCAACGCGATGAGCGCGCTCACCCGGGATCTGTGCGTCCAGGTCGACGAGGGCTCGCTCGCCCCCAGGGAAGCGGCCCGGCGCATTCTGGAGTGCGTCCGGCAGGCGGACTTCATCGCCCCGTCGTTCCGGCTCGGGCTGCGCGACACCCGGTGTTTCAACATGTCCCCCGGGAAAATGGCGAAGAACGCGGTGTGGTGCCGCAGGGACGCCCCGGAGGAAATCGGCGGGCGGATGATAAACGCGAGCAAGGGACTGGTCCGGATGCGGCTCATGGGCGGGTAG
- a CDS encoding AAA family ATPase has protein sequence MRLVERATELAQMLELLGECAPDRGGAAVISGGIGCGKTELLSAVRDVAAREGFLVLSAIGSWAERESPGSVMFQLLRGAEGPLGACAELAVLLDRVTRRHERPDTVDGHGASGFAQPTLDADTTGALHRLCLAVIGAAERTPVLLCIDDVQFTDSLSLYWLLRLLRRAPSAPIVVVVAECTLSKPAHPQLHAALLARPGYRRVPLARLTVAGVAELITDHLGAHAARMPAAACHAVSGGNPLLVRALVEDCRQAGEPTAGAVPQLVVGDAYAETVLSCIHRGRPVLMRLAQALAVLDADSESSRLARLLEEDEATMSRGACALEAAGLLDSGRLHPVARTAVLESLAPQQRSALHARAAVLLYQEGAPATTVARLLIASEDRGQPWAMDVLCEAAERHLAGNRVSDAHACLEAALRVCQDDEARVGIKALYAGTAWMLNPSISARHLGELATALHDGRLPDRHALTLAKFLLWHGRFDEALEAVDRIGEGQPGCDPAAAAEIRATRELLATTYPGSVRRPPGAPGGRPWAAGRAQDDPRVLGAAALAHVLAHGPDDEAVADAEAAMRAMRLSKSTQEWIVCATSVLEFADRLEAVANWCDHWLEQARTRRVPLWEAEFASLRARVALRQGDPLQARRLAQAALAQVPAESWGVCIGGPLSNLVQAATRTGDYDAASEYLEVPVPAGLFRSRFGLYFLHARGRYHLETGRPYAALDDFATCGALMHAWRFDQPTLVPWRSEAARAHLAVGDRERAYELARQELALAGERPSRARGIALRTVAACGPDDERLEPLTEAVALLRGCGDRLELAGALGELAHARTAAGNTGQARQELRSALRLAEAAGAVPLARSLAAQAEGVPRGGSGGRAHPADLYLLSGAERRVAVLAALGQTNREIARRLAVTPSTVEQHLTRVFRKLGVRTRQELPTHGIPLDGAD, from the coding sequence ATGCGGTTGGTGGAGCGGGCGACGGAGCTCGCTCAGATGCTGGAGCTGCTCGGGGAGTGCGCGCCGGACCGCGGCGGGGCCGCCGTGATCAGCGGGGGCATCGGCTGCGGCAAGACCGAGCTGCTGTCGGCCGTACGGGACGTGGCGGCGCGGGAAGGGTTCCTGGTGCTGAGCGCGATCGGCTCGTGGGCCGAGCGTGAGTCGCCCGGCAGCGTCATGTTCCAGTTGCTGCGCGGCGCCGAGGGGCCGCTGGGCGCCTGCGCGGAACTCGCGGTGCTGCTGGACCGCGTCACCCGCAGACACGAGCGGCCCGACACCGTGGACGGCCACGGGGCGTCGGGGTTCGCCCAGCCGACCCTGGACGCGGACACCACGGGTGCGCTGCACCGGCTGTGTCTGGCGGTCATCGGCGCGGCCGAGCGCACGCCGGTGCTGCTGTGCATCGACGACGTACAGTTCACCGACTCCCTTTCGCTGTACTGGCTGCTGCGGCTGCTGCGCCGGGCGCCGTCCGCGCCGATCGTCGTCGTGGTGGCGGAGTGCACGCTGTCCAAGCCCGCGCATCCGCAGTTGCACGCCGCGCTGCTCGCCCGGCCCGGGTACCGCCGCGTCCCGCTGGCCCGGCTGACGGTGGCGGGCGTCGCCGAACTGATCACCGACCACCTGGGGGCCCACGCCGCACGGATGCCGGCCGCCGCCTGCCACGCGGTCAGCGGCGGCAACCCGCTGCTCGTACGGGCCCTGGTGGAGGACTGCCGGCAGGCGGGCGAGCCGACCGCGGGCGCCGTACCGCAGCTCGTCGTCGGTGACGCCTACGCCGAGACCGTGCTGAGCTGCATCCACCGAGGCCGCCCCGTACTGATGCGGCTGGCCCAGGCGCTGGCCGTGCTCGACGCGGACTCCGAGTCCTCCCGGCTGGCCCGGTTGCTGGAGGAGGACGAGGCCACCATGAGCCGGGGCGCCTGTGCCCTGGAGGCCGCCGGGCTGCTGGACTCCGGACGGCTGCACCCGGTCGCGCGTACGGCCGTACTGGAGAGCCTGGCGCCGCAGCAGCGGTCCGCGCTGCACGCGCGGGCCGCCGTACTGCTGTACCAGGAGGGCGCACCGGCGACGACGGTGGCCCGGCTGCTGATCGCCTCGGAGGACCGGGGGCAGCCGTGGGCGATGGACGTGCTGTGCGAGGCGGCCGAACGGCATCTGGCGGGCAACCGCGTGTCGGACGCGCACGCCTGTCTGGAGGCCGCGCTGCGGGTGTGCCAGGACGACGAGGCCCGGGTGGGCATCAAGGCGCTGTACGCCGGTACGGCCTGGATGCTCAACCCGTCCATCAGCGCCCGCCACCTGGGCGAGCTGGCCACCGCGCTGCACGACGGACGGCTGCCGGACCGGCACGCGCTCACGCTGGCCAAGTTCCTGCTGTGGCACGGCCGTTTCGACGAGGCGCTGGAGGCCGTGGACCGTATCGGCGAGGGGCAGCCGGGGTGTGATCCGGCGGCCGCGGCGGAGATCCGGGCGACGCGGGAGCTGCTGGCGACGACCTATCCGGGCTCGGTGCGCCGGCCGCCCGGCGCGCCCGGCGGCCGGCCGTGGGCTGCCGGGCGGGCGCAGGACGACCCCCGGGTGCTGGGTGCGGCGGCCCTGGCGCACGTCCTGGCGCACGGGCCGGACGACGAGGCGGTCGCCGACGCGGAGGCCGCGATGCGGGCGATGCGGCTGAGCAAGAGCACCCAGGAGTGGATCGTGTGCGCCACCTCGGTGCTGGAGTTCGCCGACCGGCTGGAGGCGGTCGCCAACTGGTGCGACCACTGGCTGGAGCAGGCCCGTACCCGGCGGGTGCCGCTGTGGGAGGCGGAGTTCGCGTCCCTGCGCGCGCGGGTGGCGCTGCGGCAGGGCGATCCTTTGCAGGCCCGGCGGCTGGCGCAGGCCGCGCTGGCGCAGGTGCCGGCCGAGAGCTGGGGTGTGTGCATCGGAGGGCCGCTGTCCAATCTGGTGCAGGCGGCCACCCGGACCGGGGACTACGACGCCGCGTCCGAGTACCTGGAGGTCCCGGTGCCCGCGGGGCTGTTCCGCAGCCGATTCGGCCTGTACTTCCTGCACGCGCGGGGCCGCTACCACCTGGAGACCGGGCGCCCGTACGCGGCGCTGGACGACTTCGCCACCTGCGGGGCCCTGATGCATGCCTGGCGGTTCGACCAGCCGACGCTGGTGCCCTGGCGCTCGGAGGCGGCCCGCGCGCACCTGGCCGTGGGTGACCGGGAGCGCGCGTACGAGCTGGCGCGGCAGGAGCTGGCCCTGGCCGGGGAACGGCCGTCGCGGGCGCGCGGGATCGCGCTGCGGACGGTGGCCGCCTGCGGGCCGGACGACGAGCGCCTGGAGCCGCTCACCGAGGCGGTCGCGCTGCTGCGCGGCTGCGGTGACCGGCTCGAACTGGCCGGTGCCCTCGGGGAACTGGCGCACGCGCGCACGGCTGCGGGGAACACCGGGCAGGCCCGGCAGGAACTGCGCAGCGCGCTGCGGCTGGCCGAGGCGGCCGGGGCGGTGCCTCTGGCGCGGTCGCTGGCCGCCCAGGCCGAAGGGGTGCCGCGCGGCGGTTCCGGGGGCCGCGCGCACCCGGCGGACCTGTACCTGCTCAGCGGGGCCGAACGCCGGGTCGCGGTGCTCGCCGCGCTGGGGCAGACCAACCGGGAGATCGCCCGCCGGCTGGCCGTGACCCCCAGCACGGTCGAGCAGCACCTGACGCGCGTGTTCCGCAAGCTCGGGGTGCGGACCCGGCAGGAGCTGCCGACCCACGGCATCCCGCTGGACGGGGCGGACTGA
- a CDS encoding cation:proton antiporter, with product MTSQQVQLLFVDLALILLLARGLGWLLARVGQPPVVGEILAGILLGPTLFDGAIAGALFPADVRAPLTGLADVGVALFMFIVGLEIDTTSLRGRGRVTAVSAFGSTAVPFLLGTVLALWLLHEHPNEAPMAFIVFVGLSLSVTAFPVLARILADRGLTTTELGGIALATAAVVDVVAWAALAAVQATVGGGGNHWLVALVLPYAVLMFTVVRPLLSRALLRGGTAARLTAPAAAVVLVGALLSATATEAMGMHFIFGAFVFGLLIPRHGAAELRADLLDHTGRITSLLLPVYFVVAGLQVDLGRLRGAELLQLGAILLVAVAGKFGGTFVAARTQGLPARPATALGALMNTRGLTELVILGIGLELGLLDGTLYSLMVVMAVLTTAMTGPLLSRVYARPVDLGRPAGHRERDPVKASSV from the coding sequence GTGACCAGCCAACAGGTGCAACTGCTGTTCGTGGATCTCGCCCTGATCCTGTTACTGGCCCGCGGCCTGGGCTGGCTGCTCGCCCGGGTGGGCCAGCCACCGGTCGTCGGCGAGATCCTCGCGGGCATCCTGCTCGGACCCACGCTGTTCGACGGGGCGATCGCCGGAGCCCTGTTCCCCGCCGACGTCCGCGCTCCGCTGACCGGCCTGGCCGACGTGGGGGTCGCCCTCTTCATGTTCATCGTGGGGCTGGAGATCGACACCACGTCCCTGCGGGGCCGGGGACGGGTTACGGCGGTGTCGGCTTTCGGGTCGACGGCCGTGCCGTTCCTGCTGGGCACGGTGCTGGCCCTGTGGCTGCTGCACGAGCATCCGAACGAGGCGCCGATGGCCTTCATCGTGTTCGTCGGGCTGTCGCTGTCGGTGACCGCGTTCCCCGTGCTCGCCCGCATCCTGGCGGACCGGGGGCTGACCACCACGGAGCTGGGCGGGATCGCGCTGGCCACGGCCGCCGTCGTGGACGTGGTGGCCTGGGCCGCGCTGGCCGCGGTGCAGGCCACCGTCGGAGGCGGCGGGAACCACTGGCTGGTGGCGCTGGTCCTGCCGTACGCGGTGCTGATGTTCACGGTGGTGCGGCCCCTGCTGAGCCGGGCGTTGCTGCGCGGCGGGACGGCCGCCCGGCTGACCGCTCCGGCCGCCGCGGTCGTACTGGTCGGGGCGCTGCTGTCGGCGACGGCGACCGAGGCGATGGGGATGCACTTCATCTTCGGCGCCTTCGTGTTCGGCCTGCTGATCCCCCGGCACGGCGCGGCCGAGCTGCGGGCCGACCTGCTCGACCACACGGGGCGGATCACGTCCCTGCTGCTGCCCGTCTACTTCGTGGTGGCCGGGTTGCAGGTCGACCTGGGGCGGCTGCGCGGAGCGGAGCTGTTGCAGCTCGGCGCGATCCTGCTGGTGGCCGTGGCGGGGAAGTTCGGCGGCACCTTCGTGGCCGCCCGTACCCAGGGCCTGCCGGCGCGGCCCGCCACGGCACTCGGCGCGCTGATGAACACCCGCGGCCTGACGGAGCTGGTGATCCTCGGCATCGGGCTGGAGCTGGGGCTGCTGGACGGCACGCTGTACTCCCTCATGGTCGTGATGGCCGTCCTCACCACCGCCATGACGGGCCCACTGCTGTCCCGTGTGTACGCCAGGCCCGTGGACCTGGGGCGGCCTGCGGGCCACCGCGAGCGGGACCCCGTGAAGGCGTCCTCCGTCTGA
- a CDS encoding NAD(P)/FAD-dependent oxidoreductase, whose translation MPSALFGVPDEYDVIVIGGGPAGATTAGLLAQRGRRVLVLDRERFPRYHVGESLIPAFMRPMQEMGITERMDARGFERKYGGTLVWGNKQVPWNFSFIEGGGHAYAFHTRRADLDSLILDRARELGAVVIEDATVKEPVMVDGRVSGVRFALRGLDGLHEVRARLVVDASGQARVLGRRLTEVEWHDELRNVAVWTYFDNCERLPGDEYTNILIEGLDGGWFWAIPIDKGTISVGYVTRSATAGENGQSLEDLFHAERQRTTKLAKMLAGAQQSAGFRTARDWSYHSNRFYGDGWVLVGDSAAFVDPLFSTGVALATLAGSTLAKIVDRIVEHPQIEEKALDRYATAYSGFFDEIRTFVERFYDQSKYKEFYYSLAQEMVDPERKNEPSADFVTLISGLSGRHPLFQITLDDLIADATAPGAAGV comes from the coding sequence ATGCCGTCCGCTCTTTTCGGGGTTCCTGACGAGTACGACGTGATCGTCATCGGCGGTGGGCCGGCCGGGGCGACCACCGCCGGGCTTCTCGCGCAGCGCGGCCGGCGGGTGCTCGTGCTGGACCGGGAGCGCTTTCCCCGTTATCACGTCGGGGAATCGCTCATCCCGGCCTTCATGCGGCCCATGCAGGAGATGGGCATCACCGAGCGCATGGACGCCCGGGGATTCGAGCGGAAATACGGCGGCACGCTGGTCTGGGGAAACAAACAGGTGCCGTGGAATTTCTCGTTCATCGAGGGTGGCGGGCACGCGTACGCCTTCCACACCCGCCGGGCCGACCTGGACTCGCTGATCCTGGACCGGGCCAGGGAGCTGGGCGCGGTCGTCATCGAGGACGCCACCGTCAAGGAGCCCGTCATGGTCGACGGCCGGGTCAGCGGGGTGCGCTTCGCGCTGCGCGGGCTGGACGGGCTGCACGAGGTGCGGGCGCGGCTGGTCGTGGACGCCTCGGGGCAGGCGCGGGTGCTCGGGCGCCGGCTCACCGAGGTGGAGTGGCACGACGAGCTGCGCAACGTCGCGGTGTGGACGTACTTCGACAACTGCGAGCGGCTGCCCGGCGACGAGTACACCAACATCCTCATCGAGGGGCTGGACGGCGGCTGGTTCTGGGCCATCCCCATCGACAAGGGCACGATCAGCGTCGGCTACGTGACGCGCTCGGCCACCGCCGGTGAGAACGGCCAGTCGCTGGAGGACCTGTTCCACGCCGAGCGGCAGCGCACCACCAAGCTCGCGAAGATGCTGGCCGGCGCCCAGCAGTCGGCCGGGTTCCGTACGGCGCGCGACTGGTCGTACCACAGCAACCGCTTCTACGGCGACGGCTGGGTGCTGGTCGGGGACTCGGCGGCCTTCGTGGACCCGCTGTTCTCCACCGGGGTCGCGCTCGCCACGCTCGCCGGCAGCACCCTGGCCAAGATCGTGGACCGGATCGTGGAGCACCCGCAGATCGAGGAGAAGGCGCTGGACCGGTACGCCACCGCGTACTCCGGGTTCTTCGACGAGATCCGGACCTTCGTGGAGCGCTTCTACGACCAGTCGAAGTACAAGGAGTTCTACTACAGCCTCGCCCAGGAGATGGTCGACCCCGAGCGCAAGAACGAGCCGTCGGCGGACTTCGTGACCCTGATCTCCGGGCTCAGCGGCCGGCACCCGCTGTTCCAGATCACCCTGGACGACCTGATAGCCGACGCCACGGCGCCCGGCGCCGCCGGCGTCTGA
- a CDS encoding SMP-30/gluconolactonase/LRE family protein, which translates to MTRAWDVAVAAPARLGEGPTWDARAGRLIWVDILSARVHTFDPATGRRTVLATEQHVGAAKPRTGGGLVVNLRDGVGAYDAAGAFTWLHREPVPGCRGNDAAVAPDGALWAGTMAYDQAPGRGTLTRIAPDGRATRVLSDVTVSNGTGWSPDGRRMYYVDTPTRRVDVFDVTDDGLVTGRRPFVRIEDPADTAGYPDGLTVDADGGVWVAMFKGAQVRHYSADGVLQRVLPMPAGRPTACAFGGTALTDLYVTTARGGPGRSPLGGSLLVVPDAGRGLAQPEFTG; encoded by the coding sequence GTGACCAGAGCCTGGGACGTGGCCGTCGCCGCGCCCGCCCGGCTCGGTGAAGGGCCCACCTGGGACGCCCGTGCCGGGCGGCTGATCTGGGTGGACATCCTCTCCGCCCGCGTCCACACCTTCGACCCGGCCACCGGCCGCCGTACCGTGCTGGCCACCGAGCAGCACGTCGGCGCCGCCAAGCCCCGTACCGGAGGCGGCCTGGTCGTCAACCTGCGGGACGGCGTGGGCGCGTACGACGCGGCGGGCGCCTTCACGTGGCTGCACCGCGAACCCGTGCCGGGATGCCGGGGCAACGACGCGGCCGTGGCGCCCGACGGGGCGCTGTGGGCGGGCACGATGGCGTACGACCAGGCACCGGGCCGCGGCACGCTGACCCGGATCGCGCCGGACGGCCGGGCCACCCGCGTCCTGTCGGACGTCACGGTGAGCAACGGCACCGGCTGGAGCCCGGACGGCCGGCGGATGTACTACGTCGACACGCCCACCCGGCGGGTCGACGTCTTCGACGTCACGGACGACGGGCTGGTGACCGGCCGCCGTCCCTTCGTCCGGATCGAGGACCCGGCGGACACGGCGGGCTACCCGGACGGGCTGACGGTGGACGCCGACGGCGGCGTGTGGGTGGCGATGTTCAAGGGCGCGCAGGTGCGGCATTACAGCGCCGACGGCGTACTGCAACGGGTCCTGCCGATGCCGGCCGGCCGCCCCACGGCCTGCGCGTTCGGCGGCACGGCGCTCACCGACCTGTACGTCACCACGGCGCGCGGCGGACCGGGCAGGTCGCCGCTCGGTGGCTCGTTGCTGGTGGTGCCGGACGCCGGGCGGGGGCTGGCCCAGCCCGAGTTCACGGGGTGA
- a CDS encoding DUF5133 domain-containing protein — translation MLLAHPAVLRDLVEQYETLRVLNAADGSPEVRQRMDDVAYTLCVSTGTRDVDTALIAARHRLPGARVEDDSVLSEAPAPGDAVAPIGAAEAGGEEALPAA, via the coding sequence ATGTTGCTGGCTCACCCTGCTGTACTGCGTGACCTGGTCGAGCAGTACGAGACGCTGCGTGTTCTGAACGCGGCGGACGGGAGCCCGGAAGTCCGGCAGCGGATGGACGACGTCGCCTACACCCTGTGCGTCTCCACCGGCACCCGCGACGTCGACACGGCCCTGATCGCGGCCCGGCACCGGCTGCCGGGAGCCCGGGTCGAGGACGACTCCGTGCTCTCCGAGGCACCGGCCCCGGGGGACGCGGTGGCACCCATCGGGGCCGCCGAGGCCGGCGGCGAGGAAGCGCTGCCCGCCGCGTGA
- a CDS encoding SpoIIE family protein phosphatase → MDAPVPEFTERPEDPFALRRAASAVLDDEGTVVGWSGRAEALLGHPAREVLGQRAETFLLAPDGRAAGAEAAAAARRDAGWSGLLPVRHRDGQRVELGLRVRPVERGGSRHEWYVVAAPAAEVVQWEIDRSVLDGLFRRSPIGLAVHAPDLSILRINRAIAGISRRPAAAHRGLRMEDFLIGPDAATIEERLRRVLETGEPLIFTEQSCRLRADPGQERVVSVSAFRMRDTSGAVLGVTQMVEDVTDRHRAQHRLAVLNRASARIGTTLDVSQTARELAEVAVPDLADAVSVDLLEPVTRGQDPTRGTYVPVHRTAVRSVVPAGLDVMYPVGEAFRFAPGTPQARCLTARQPILEPELADSPGWYIQDPERSERALRLGAHSLIVVPLAARGLVLGLVSLWRVERPQAFEQDDLVLAQEFVSRAAICIDNARRYTQEHYGALTLQRSLLPRELPEQLAVEVAHRYLPADPAAGVGGDWFDVIPVSSARVALVVGDVVGHGLHAAATMGRLRTAVHTLANLDLAPDEVLSHLDDLVNRLAEEQESADGGPQSPQIIGATCLYAVYDPVSRRCSIARAGHLPPAVVGPDGRMTLPDLPAGPPLGLGGLPFESAEIDIAEGSLLALYTDGLLEVRGRDLDAGLELLREALERPARGLEDCCKAAVDALLPDHPRDDVALLVARTRALPPESVASWDLPAEPTAAAEAREVTAAKLTEWGLEELAFTAELVVSELVTNAYRYGGTPITLRLIRDRSLICEVSDPSSTAPHLRRAHSTDEGGRGLLLVAQLTDRWGARHTREGKTVWTELPLPSPADG, encoded by the coding sequence ATGGACGCACCGGTGCCGGAGTTCACCGAGCGGCCGGAGGACCCGTTCGCGCTGCGCCGGGCCGCTTCGGCGGTGCTCGACGACGAGGGCACCGTCGTGGGCTGGAGCGGACGCGCCGAGGCCCTGCTCGGCCATCCGGCGCGCGAGGTGCTCGGGCAGCGGGCGGAGACGTTCCTGCTCGCTCCGGACGGCCGGGCCGCCGGCGCGGAAGCCGCCGCGGCGGCCCGGCGCGACGCGGGCTGGTCCGGCCTCCTGCCCGTCCGGCACCGCGACGGGCAGCGCGTCGAGCTGGGCCTGCGGGTCCGCCCCGTCGAGCGGGGCGGCTCCCGGCACGAGTGGTACGTCGTCGCCGCGCCCGCCGCGGAGGTCGTCCAGTGGGAGATCGACCGCTCGGTCCTGGACGGCCTGTTCCGGCGCTCCCCGATCGGCCTGGCCGTGCACGCCCCTGACCTGAGCATCCTCCGCATCAACCGGGCCATCGCGGGCATCAGCCGGCGGCCGGCCGCGGCGCACCGGGGCCTGCGCATGGAGGACTTCCTGATCGGCCCGGACGCGGCCACGATCGAGGAACGGCTGCGCAGGGTGCTGGAGACGGGCGAGCCGCTGATCTTCACCGAGCAGTCCTGCCGGCTGCGCGCCGACCCCGGTCAGGAACGGGTGGTGTCGGTGTCCGCGTTCCGGATGCGGGACACCTCCGGCGCGGTGCTCGGCGTCACCCAGATGGTGGAAGACGTCACCGACCGGCACCGGGCCCAGCACCGGCTCGCCGTGCTCAACCGGGCGAGCGCCCGCATCGGCACCACGCTGGACGTGTCCCAGACCGCCCGGGAACTCGCCGAGGTCGCGGTCCCCGACCTCGCCGACGCGGTCTCCGTCGACCTGCTGGAACCGGTCACCCGCGGCCAGGACCCCACCCGGGGGACGTACGTGCCGGTGCACCGTACGGCCGTACGGTCCGTCGTACCGGCGGGGCTGGACGTGATGTACCCGGTGGGCGAGGCGTTCCGCTTCGCCCCGGGGACGCCGCAGGCCCGGTGCCTGACCGCACGGCAGCCGATCCTCGAACCGGAACTGGCCGACAGCCCCGGCTGGTACATCCAGGACCCCGAACGCTCGGAGCGGGCGCTGCGCCTGGGCGCCCACTCGCTGATCGTGGTGCCGCTGGCCGCCCGCGGCCTGGTGCTGGGCCTGGTGAGCCTGTGGCGGGTGGAACGGCCGCAGGCGTTCGAGCAGGACGACCTCGTACTGGCCCAGGAGTTCGTCTCCCGCGCCGCCATCTGCATCGACAACGCCCGCCGCTACACCCAGGAGCACTACGGGGCACTGACCCTGCAACGCAGCCTGCTGCCGCGCGAACTGCCCGAACAACTGGCCGTCGAGGTCGCCCACCGCTACCTGCCCGCCGACCCCGCGGCGGGCGTCGGCGGCGACTGGTTCGACGTCATCCCGGTCTCCAGCGCCCGGGTCGCCCTGGTCGTCGGCGACGTCGTCGGGCACGGGCTGCACGCCGCGGCCACGATGGGCCGGCTGCGTACGGCGGTGCACACCCTGGCCAACCTCGACCTCGCGCCCGACGAAGTCCTCTCCCACCTGGACGACCTCGTCAACCGGCTGGCCGAGGAGCAGGAGTCGGCCGACGGCGGCCCGCAGAGCCCGCAGATCATCGGCGCGACCTGCCTGTACGCGGTGTACGACCCGGTCTCCCGCCGCTGCAGCATCGCCCGCGCGGGCCACCTGCCGCCCGCCGTCGTCGGCCCCGACGGCCGGATGACCCTGCCCGACCTGCCCGCGGGTCCGCCCCTCGGGCTGGGCGGCCTGCCGTTCGAGTCCGCCGAGATCGACATCGCCGAGGGCAGCCTGCTGGCCCTCTACACCGACGGGCTGCTGGAAGTACGCGGCCGGGACCTCGACGCAGGGCTGGAACTGCTCCGCGAAGCGCTGGAGCGGCCCGCACGCGGCCTGGAGGACTGCTGCAAGGCGGCGGTCGACGCGCTGCTGCCCGACCACCCCCGGGACGACGTCGCACTGCTCGTCGCCCGTACGCGTGCGCTGCCCCCGGAGAGCGTCGCCTCGTGGGACCTGCCCGCCGAGCCGACCGCCGCGGCGGAGGCACGCGAAGTGACGGCCGCCAAGCTGACCGAGTGGGGCCTGGAGGAACTGGCGTTCACCGCCGAGCTGGTGGTGAGCGAACTGGTCACCAACGCCTACCGCTACGGCGGCACCCCCATCACCCTGCGGCTCATCCGCGACCGCTCACTGATCTGCGAGGTCTCCGACCCCAGCAGCACCGCCCCGCACCTGCGACGCGCCCATAGCACGGACGAGGGCGGCCGCGGCCTCCTCCTGGTCGCCCAACTCACGGACCGCTGGGGCGCCCGCCACACCCGCGAGGGGAAGACCGTGTGGACGGAGCTGCCGTTGCCGTCGCCTGCGGACGGCTGA